The Petrocella atlantisensis genome has a window encoding:
- a CDS encoding thiamine pyrophosphate-dependent enzyme yields the protein MKHFEMDQSTDIAWCPGCGNFSIRKVLIETLQEMDLNPTQVVMASGIGQAAKMPQYINTNYFNGLHGRGLPVAVAIKAANPHLTVIAEGGDGDMYGEGGNHFIHNVRRNPDIVHIVHDNMVYGLTKGQAAPTSPLEFKTPVQVNGVINDPINPLPVAMTLGATFVARAFSGDMEGLKKILKAAFDHEGYALVDVLHPCVTFNKVNTFKWYKEHSYPLEEGYDSSDFESAMKKALDTEKFALGVIYQNKNKVSFNNRTWLYQQDDTPIVQRKRDIDKVNALLRIEA from the coding sequence ATGAAACATTTTGAAATGGATCAGTCAACAGATATAGCATGGTGCCCCGGTTGTGGGAACTTCTCCATCCGTAAGGTCTTAATAGAAACCCTGCAAGAAATGGATCTAAATCCAACCCAAGTGGTCATGGCCTCCGGTATCGGTCAAGCGGCTAAAATGCCCCAATACATTAATACCAATTATTTCAATGGTCTTCATGGTAGAGGTCTACCGGTAGCCGTCGCTATAAAAGCAGCCAACCCACATCTAACAGTCATTGCAGAAGGCGGTGACGGGGATATGTATGGCGAAGGCGGTAACCATTTTATCCACAATGTCAGGCGTAATCCGGATATTGTCCACATCGTTCATGACAACATGGTCTATGGCTTAACAAAAGGACAAGCAGCACCGACCAGTCCCTTAGAATTCAAGACCCCTGTCCAAGTCAACGGCGTCATCAACGACCCCATCAATCCTTTACCTGTAGCCATGACCCTTGGCGCCACTTTTGTTGCCAGAGCCTTCTCCGGTGACATGGAGGGACTAAAGAAAATTCTAAAGGCTGCTTTTGATCATGAAGGCTATGCCCTCGTTGATGTCCTTCATCCCTGCGTTACCTTTAATAAGGTCAACACCTTTAAGTGGTATAAAGAACATAGTTATCCACTTGAAGAAGGTTATGACTCAAGTGACTTTGAGTCAGCTATGAAAAAAGCCCTAGACACAGAGAAATTCGCATTAGGTGTCATCTATCAGAATAAAAACAAAGTCTCTTTCAACAATCGTACTTGGTTATATCAACAAGATGATACACCGATTGTTCAGCGTAAAAGAGACATCGATAAGGTT
- a CDS encoding 2-oxoacid:acceptor oxidoreductase subunit alpha, whose product MKQELSIVLSGEAGQGLQTLEDFLVKAISKSYYVFATQEVMSRVRGGNNTLEIRISNAPVAAYRSHIDFLYLLNNHSFYRVTKRVSDDSKIFGEEDFLSDEERDQLVGTFVPFTLNDYATEAGSVLFGNTVLFGHIAGMLALDQDHCHALIKERFSHKNDKILDGNIEAFKTGYELGQAYQEHHDLQTRDDEPLMVLSGNEALGIGALGGGCNFISAYPMSPGTGLLTYLAGKSNDFGIFVEQAEDEIAALNMNIGAWYAGARALTTTSGGGFALMEEAVSLSGITETPCVAHIAQRPGPGTGLPTRTAQEDLNLAVYAGHGEFPRIIFSPGHMRDAVELAQKAFYFADKYQVPTFLLTDQFLVDSKFQMAPFELDAKYLESSIVKSTEDYKRYTLTEDGLSPRSIPGFGDGLVKCDSDEHVEEGTITESFDVRIQMNEKRLSKKDLLMADYQYPELIGPESYKKLIVGWGSTYGVLKEYVDQYGDGETAYLYIKQPFPLHQDIKKYFDQADTIINVENNASAQFSKILLLELGVTVNQNLLKYNGEPFSIEEVVAYMKEV is encoded by the coding sequence ATGAAACAAGAACTTTCAATCGTTTTATCCGGCGAAGCCGGACAAGGCCTTCAAACCTTAGAAGATTTTTTGGTTAAGGCCATTTCAAAATCATATTATGTATTTGCTACTCAAGAAGTCATGAGCCGCGTAAGAGGCGGTAACAACACTTTGGAAATTCGTATTAGCAACGCTCCTGTTGCTGCTTATAGGTCACATATCGATTTCCTCTATCTGCTCAACAATCATAGCTTTTATCGTGTTACTAAAAGAGTTTCTGATGATTCCAAGATTTTTGGTGAAGAAGATTTTTTAAGTGATGAAGAGCGGGACCAATTGGTTGGTACTTTTGTACCTTTTACACTGAATGATTATGCGACGGAAGCAGGAAGTGTTCTTTTTGGTAATACAGTACTTTTTGGCCATATTGCCGGTATGCTGGCTCTAGATCAAGATCACTGTCATGCTTTAATTAAAGAGCGATTTTCACACAAAAATGATAAGATTTTAGATGGTAATATTGAAGCCTTTAAGACCGGTTATGAACTGGGACAGGCTTATCAAGAGCATCATGATTTGCAAACCCGAGACGATGAACCCCTTATGGTACTCTCCGGTAATGAAGCCCTTGGCATTGGCGCTCTTGGCGGTGGATGCAATTTCATATCGGCTTATCCTATGTCCCCAGGTACCGGTTTACTCACCTATTTGGCTGGCAAATCCAATGACTTCGGTATTTTTGTAGAACAGGCTGAAGATGAGATTGCGGCCCTTAACATGAACATTGGCGCTTGGTATGCCGGTGCAAGAGCTTTGACCACGACCTCCGGTGGTGGGTTTGCTCTTATGGAAGAAGCCGTGAGTTTATCCGGTATTACAGAAACACCATGTGTTGCTCATATCGCTCAAAGACCTGGGCCAGGTACAGGTTTACCTACAAGAACCGCTCAGGAAGACCTAAACTTAGCAGTCTATGCCGGTCATGGTGAATTCCCCCGTATAATATTCTCACCCGGACATATGAGAGATGCTGTAGAACTGGCTCAAAAAGCCTTTTACTTTGCTGACAAATATCAAGTGCCTACTTTTTTATTAACCGATCAATTCCTAGTTGACTCCAAATTCCAGATGGCACCTTTTGAACTGGATGCAAAATACCTGGAATCTTCGATTGTTAAAAGCACAGAAGATTATAAAAGATATACCCTAACAGAAGATGGTCTTTCTCCTAGATCCATTCCGGGTTTTGGCGACGGACTGGTTAAGTGCGACAGTGATGAACATGTTGAAGAAGGTACCATTACAGAATCTTTTGATGTTAGGATTCAAATGAATGAAAAACGTTTATCTAAAAAAGACTTACTTATGGCAGACTATCAGTACCCTGAATTGATTGGCCCAGAGTCTTATAAGAAACTCATTGTCGGATGGGGCTCTACTTATGGTGTTCTCAAAGAATATGTAGACCAGTACGGTGATGGTGAAACCGCTTATTTATATATAAAGCAACCTTTCCCACTCCATCAAGATATTAAAAAATATTTTGATCAAGCAGATACCATCATCAACGTTGAGAACAATGCATCGGCTCAATTCTCCAAAATTCTTTTATTAGAACTTGGTGTTACCGTGAATCAAAATCTATTAAAATACAATGGCGAACCTTTTTCTATTGAAGAAGTCGTTGCCTATATGAAGGAGGTATAA
- the metH gene encoding methionine synthase, whose product MNKDQIINILKSRILILDGAMGTSIQSFKLSEADFRGARFKDYPSSLKGNNDILVLTNPKIIETIHNQFLEAGADIIETDTFNATGLSQADYDTQDYVYEINMAAAKIARKCVDRFTELTPDKPRFVAGAIGPTNKTLSISPDVENPGYRAVTFEDVHDNYVRQIEGLIDGGVDFLLIETIFDSLNARAAIIACETVYQQKGIQLPIMISGTITDKSGRTLSGQTLAAFVESMKNDHVFCIGLNCAFGAKDLIPYVKEISHLTDLPVSVYPNAGLPNELGEYDELPEETATLLLELIQNGHVNIVGGCCGTTYEHIRAIARTVEKGQPHVPNPIMPQTTLAGLEPLHITKAINFVNIGERTNVSGSRKFARLIREKQYEEALTIARQQVENGAQIIDINLDDGLLDGEKEMEIFLKLIGSEPDISKVPVMIDSSKWSIILAGLKAIQGKPVVNSISLKNGEEEFLYQANIIKTFGAAVVVMAFDEKGQADSFARKIDIAKRAYDLLTKKVGFPPEDIIFDVNILAIATGIEEHNNYALGFIYAVEWIKKNLPHAKTSGGLSNLSFSFRGNDTIREAMHSVFLYHAIKVGLDMAILNPGLIQIYDDIEPKLLKLVEDAIFNKSDTATDALIEYASTAQAKSGQNEVKEDPWRLEAVEIRLKKALVKGIADYVTADLEEARSSFPSAIDLIEGPLMAGMSEVGDLFGEGKMFLPQVVKSARVMKKAVAHLLPYIEAENVTSKSNSSGKILMATVKGDVHDIGKNIVSVVLQCNNFEIIDLGIMVSPELILETAQKEKVDMIGLSGLITPSLDEMVTMASMMKEAGMTIPLLIGGATTSRLHTALKICPAYDYPIIYAQDATKGVEAAKALQNEDKKADFVADVYKEYKRIEDLSGKNIAPLVTLETARSLKPNYDFGKGAIVKPTFLGEKVIETRIEALLPYIDWTFFFMAWEMKKKYPEILEDPVVGPEAVKLYKDALDMLADLSKNNALTCEGVLGFYEAYEDGDDLVLKTDEGPVTYHMYRQQKKGSDYVSLCDFVASKDSGIKDYVGAFAVTAGIGIEDMLATYEAEHDDYKSLMIKILADRLAEAFAEKLHEDVRKSYWGYATNEDLPLDELLRAKYRGIRPAFGYPSLIDHSEKKTFFEMMHVEDRIGMTLSENYMMIPGASVCGLYLAHKDSYYFDLYHIGEDQVMDYARRKGVSKEEAQKQIRTRIKY is encoded by the coding sequence ATGAATAAAGATCAAATTATAAATATATTAAAATCCAGAATTCTCATACTCGACGGTGCCATGGGCACCAGCATACAAAGCTTTAAGCTCAGTGAAGCTGATTTTAGAGGTGCGCGTTTTAAAGATTACCCTTCTTCTCTTAAGGGCAACAACGACATTCTTGTTTTAACCAATCCAAAAATCATCGAAACCATACATAACCAATTTCTTGAAGCTGGTGCAGATATCATAGAAACAGATACCTTCAATGCAACCGGTCTTTCTCAAGCTGATTACGATACCCAAGACTACGTCTATGAAATAAATATGGCGGCTGCTAAGATAGCCAGAAAATGTGTTGATCGGTTTACCGAGTTAACGCCTGATAAACCACGTTTTGTTGCCGGTGCCATCGGACCGACCAACAAGACCCTTTCTATTTCACCGGATGTTGAGAATCCCGGCTATAGGGCCGTCACTTTTGAAGATGTTCATGATAATTATGTCCGTCAAATAGAAGGACTTATTGACGGCGGTGTGGATTTTTTATTGATTGAAACCATTTTTGACAGTCTGAATGCCAGAGCTGCCATCATTGCCTGTGAAACTGTTTATCAGCAAAAGGGTATTCAATTGCCCATCATGATCTCTGGAACCATAACCGACAAGAGCGGTCGTACCCTATCCGGTCAGACACTTGCGGCCTTTGTTGAATCTATGAAAAATGACCATGTTTTTTGTATCGGACTCAACTGTGCTTTTGGTGCTAAGGACTTAATCCCTTATGTCAAAGAAATAAGCCACTTGACCGATTTACCCGTTAGTGTTTACCCCAATGCAGGTCTACCAAATGAACTGGGCGAATATGATGAATTGCCTGAAGAAACCGCTACACTCCTTTTAGAACTGATTCAAAACGGTCATGTCAACATCGTAGGTGGTTGTTGCGGTACAACTTATGAACACATTAGAGCCATCGCTAGGACAGTAGAAAAAGGCCAACCCCATGTACCAAATCCAATAATGCCACAGACGACATTGGCCGGCTTAGAGCCTCTACATATTACGAAAGCCATTAATTTTGTTAATATAGGCGAGCGAACCAATGTCTCAGGCTCCAGAAAATTCGCCCGTTTAATCCGTGAGAAACAATATGAAGAAGCTTTGACCATTGCTCGCCAACAAGTAGAAAATGGTGCACAGATTATTGATATCAACCTTGATGACGGTCTCCTAGACGGTGAGAAAGAGATGGAGATTTTCTTAAAGCTTATTGGCTCTGAGCCGGATATCTCCAAAGTTCCTGTGATGATTGATTCCTCAAAATGGTCCATTATATTAGCCGGCCTTAAAGCCATTCAGGGCAAACCGGTTGTCAATTCTATTTCATTAAAAAACGGTGAAGAAGAATTTTTGTATCAGGCTAATATCATTAAGACTTTTGGTGCAGCTGTTGTGGTTATGGCTTTTGATGAAAAAGGTCAAGCCGATAGTTTTGCCCGTAAAATAGATATTGCAAAACGCGCTTATGATTTACTGACAAAAAAAGTAGGTTTTCCACCGGAAGACATTATATTTGACGTCAACATTCTTGCCATTGCCACCGGTATTGAAGAGCATAATAATTATGCCCTAGGCTTTATCTACGCCGTTGAATGGATTAAGAAAAATCTACCTCATGCCAAGACCAGCGGCGGTCTAAGTAACCTGTCTTTTTCTTTTAGAGGCAATGATACCATTCGTGAAGCCATGCATTCGGTTTTCCTCTATCATGCCATTAAGGTTGGTTTAGACATGGCCATCTTAAATCCGGGCTTGATTCAGATTTATGATGATATTGAACCCAAGCTTCTTAAGTTAGTCGAAGATGCCATTTTCAACAAAAGTGATACCGCTACAGATGCTTTGATTGAATATGCCAGCACAGCACAAGCCAAAAGTGGTCAAAATGAAGTAAAAGAAGACCCCTGGCGTCTTGAGGCTGTTGAAATCAGACTTAAAAAAGCGTTGGTAAAGGGCATTGCTGATTATGTCACTGCAGATCTAGAAGAAGCAAGATCATCCTTTCCTTCTGCCATTGACCTTATTGAAGGGCCACTAATGGCTGGCATGAGTGAAGTGGGTGACCTTTTTGGTGAAGGTAAGATGTTTTTACCTCAAGTGGTCAAGAGTGCAAGGGTTATGAAGAAGGCTGTTGCCCATTTACTTCCTTATATTGAAGCGGAAAATGTTACCTCAAAGTCCAATTCCTCCGGCAAAATCTTAATGGCTACGGTCAAAGGTGATGTTCATGATATTGGTAAGAATATTGTGAGTGTGGTGCTTCAATGTAATAACTTTGAGATTATTGACTTAGGTATTATGGTGTCACCGGAATTAATCCTAGAAACCGCTCAAAAGGAAAAGGTGGATATGATTGGCTTAAGTGGGCTTATCACCCCTTCCTTAGATGAGATGGTGACGATGGCTTCCATGATGAAAGAAGCCGGCATGACCATACCACTGCTTATTGGTGGTGCTACCACCAGTCGGCTTCATACAGCTCTAAAAATCTGTCCGGCTTATGATTATCCGATCATCTATGCCCAAGATGCTACCAAAGGCGTTGAAGCTGCCAAAGCTTTACAGAATGAAGATAAAAAGGCTGATTTTGTTGCCGATGTTTATAAGGAATACAAACGGATTGAAGATTTGTCCGGTAAGAACATAGCACCTCTTGTTACACTTGAAACCGCACGTTCTTTAAAGCCTAACTATGATTTTGGTAAGGGTGCCATCGTCAAGCCGACTTTTCTTGGAGAGAAAGTCATTGAGACCCGTATTGAGGCTTTGCTGCCTTATATCGATTGGACTTTCTTCTTTATGGCTTGGGAGATGAAGAAAAAATACCCGGAAATCTTAGAGGACCCAGTTGTCGGTCCTGAAGCTGTTAAGCTTTATAAGGATGCCCTTGATATGTTGGCTGATTTGAGTAAGAACAACGCCCTTACTTGCGAAGGTGTTCTTGGTTTCTACGAAGCTTATGAAGATGGTGATGACCTAGTTCTAAAAACGGATGAAGGTCCTGTTACCTATCATATGTATCGCCAACAGAAAAAAGGCTCTGATTATGTGTCTTTATGTGATTTTGTTGCTTCCAAAGATAGCGGTATAAAAGATTATGTTGGTGCTTTTGCAGTTACTGCCGGTATTGGCATTGAAGACATGTTAGCTACTTATGAGGCTGAACACGATGATTATAAGAGTCTTATGATTAAGATCTTAGCCGATCGTCTTGCAGAAGCTTTTGCCGAGAAGCTTCATGAGGATGTGCGAAAAAGCTATTGGGGTTATGCGACAAATGAAGACCTACCGCTTGATGAATTGTTAAGAGCTAAATACCGAGGTATTCGTCCCGCTTTTGGTTATCCTTCTCTTATTGATCATTCAGAGAAAAAAACTTTCTTTGAGATGATGCATGTGGAAGATCGTATAGGGATGACTTTATCAGAGAACTATATGATGATACCGGGGGCCAGTGTTTGTGGTTTATATCTGGCTCACAAGGACAGTTATTATTTTGATTTGTATCATATTGGTGAAGATCAAGTTATGGATTATGCTAGGAGGAAAGGTGTTTCTAAAGAGGAGGCCCAGAAACAGATTCGGACACGGATTAAGTATTAG
- a CDS encoding HD-GYP domain-containing protein has protein sequence MDDYTLHNLGLGETITDSVYNDEGHLLISKGAIISYELLSKLKKHNGNYFRTLDQLSQSLKPDDLVSKEDMKLSVEAVQTVFVEMIHNDKTGLNPAIPNEHIDLVVNVVESLMATLYTSEKLLYTVTELMDSDDYTYRHSVNVAILSILTAKSMRYTEKEIKNIALGALLHDIGKAKVVSLVRKPAELTEFEKKEMKMHPEYGYQMVKDIETLPYSVKQIIRYHHEKMDGSGYPFGLVGMEIPLYIRLITVCDMYDAMTSNRTYRKKMPIHTALEILMKDAVYKIDPEVYRQMTSTICIFPTGQGVLLSDGRIGIVSLYRHQNPTRPNVQIIDFNVKKGSIDVQEVDLTKHFTLFIIDTWNPSDFAKDFRATIDQNAFYQMSAEEKEKYASSIL, from the coding sequence ATGGATGATTACACACTGCATAACCTTGGGCTAGGCGAGACAATTACAGATTCTGTTTATAATGATGAGGGTCACCTTCTAATCAGTAAGGGTGCCATTATTAGTTATGAACTTTTATCTAAGCTTAAGAAGCATAATGGTAATTATTTCAGAACGCTTGATCAACTATCTCAGTCTCTAAAGCCTGATGACCTTGTAAGTAAAGAAGATATGAAGCTTTCAGTTGAAGCTGTTCAGACGGTTTTTGTGGAGATGATTCACAATGATAAGACTGGCCTTAATCCTGCCATCCCTAATGAACACATTGATTTAGTGGTGAATGTTGTTGAATCTCTTATGGCAACTTTATATACATCTGAAAAACTTCTATATACCGTAACGGAACTCATGGATTCTGATGACTACACTTATAGACATAGTGTTAATGTGGCCATCTTAAGTATATTAACGGCCAAATCCATGCGCTACACTGAAAAAGAAATTAAGAATATTGCCCTAGGTGCACTCCTTCATGATATTGGCAAAGCTAAAGTGGTAAGCCTTGTCCGCAAACCAGCTGAATTGACTGAATTCGAGAAAAAAGAAATGAAAATGCACCCTGAGTATGGTTACCAAATGGTTAAAGATATTGAAACTTTGCCCTATTCTGTTAAGCAGATTATCCGCTATCATCATGAAAAAATGGATGGGTCTGGCTATCCTTTTGGCTTGGTAGGTATGGAGATTCCATTATATATCAGACTAATCACTGTTTGTGACATGTACGATGCCATGACATCTAACCGAACCTATCGAAAAAAAATGCCTATACATACGGCTCTTGAGATTCTCATGAAGGATGCCGTTTATAAAATTGACCCTGAGGTTTATCGTCAGATGACAAGTACCATCTGCATCTTTCCTACCGGACAGGGTGTTTTATTGTCCGATGGTAGAATTGGTATCGTTTCTCTTTATAGACATCAAAACCCCACAAGACCAAATGTCCAGATCATCGACTTCAATGTCAAAAAAGGAAGCATCGACGTCCAAGAGGTCGATCTAACCAAGCACTTCACCTTATTTATTATTGATACATGGAACCCTTCTGATTTTGCCAAAGATTTTAGAGCGACGATTGATCAGAATGCCTTCTACCAAATGTCCGCTGAAGAAAAAGAAAAATACGCTTCCAGTATTCTATAA
- a CDS encoding patatin-like phospholipase family protein produces MVGIVLQGGGAKGGYQIGVWKALRELGIEIGGVTGTSIGAINGALIVQDKFEEAYNLWYNVDPRLVIKDDPELYKQLINLDIDIKNVQMYFEYLKKIIRQKGLDIEPLKDLIEKEIDEACMRSSNIVFGLVTVSLSDLKPMELYVKDIEEGKIKDYILASSFLPGFKSQTLDGKKFLDGGFYDNLPINLLAKKGFKEIIAVELNAIGIEQPVKNKELVIRRIKPSGDVGKLLEFDKERSRNNLKMGYLDTMKSYGKCYGSSYYLTDIPEESVFFDKLIQLSDEQILTMGKIIGYETGYPKRLMLEVIVSELCEMLGFDLSMSYGEIVLGALEYLAAATNIERLKFYDYETFLNLILKKCAKAPQKTFDIEFMPKVLRRQSLVQKTFKEELLMKWLVLMASNEDTTS; encoded by the coding sequence ATGGTGGGTATCGTTTTACAAGGTGGCGGCGCAAAAGGTGGTTATCAAATTGGTGTTTGGAAAGCGCTAAGAGAATTAGGTATTGAGATCGGGGGTGTAACCGGCACATCTATTGGTGCCATAAACGGAGCCCTTATTGTTCAGGATAAGTTTGAAGAGGCATATAATCTTTGGTACAATGTAGACCCGCGTTTGGTTATAAAAGATGATCCGGAGTTGTATAAACAATTAATCAACCTTGATATAGATATTAAAAATGTTCAGATGTATTTTGAGTATTTAAAAAAAATAATCAGACAAAAAGGTCTTGATATTGAACCTTTAAAGGATCTTATTGAGAAAGAAATCGACGAAGCATGTATGCGTAGCTCAAATATTGTTTTTGGTTTGGTAACGGTCTCGCTATCAGATCTAAAACCTATGGAGCTATATGTAAAAGACATCGAAGAAGGGAAAATCAAAGATTATATATTGGCATCTTCATTTTTGCCCGGATTCAAATCTCAAACCTTGGATGGGAAAAAATTCCTAGATGGAGGGTTTTATGATAACTTACCCATTAATCTATTGGCCAAGAAAGGCTTCAAAGAGATTATTGCAGTGGAACTGAACGCTATAGGAATTGAGCAACCGGTTAAGAACAAAGAGCTGGTTATAAGAAGAATTAAGCCTTCAGGTGATGTCGGTAAGCTATTAGAATTTGATAAGGAACGGTCGAGAAATAATCTTAAAATGGGATATTTGGACACGATGAAGTCTTATGGCAAGTGTTATGGTAGCTCTTACTACCTAACGGATATACCTGAAGAATCTGTTTTTTTTGACAAATTGATTCAGTTATCCGATGAGCAGATATTAACCATGGGAAAGATTATTGGTTATGAAACCGGTTATCCTAAAAGACTTATGCTTGAAGTCATTGTATCGGAATTATGTGAGATGTTAGGGTTTGACCTATCCATGTCTTATGGTGAAATCGTTCTAGGGGCCCTAGAATACTTAGCAGCTGCGACTAATATTGAGCGTCTAAAGTTCTATGACTATGAGACGTTTTTAAACTTAATTCTAAAAAAATGTGCAAAAGCACCACAAAAAACCTTCGATATAGAATTTATGCCCAAAGTACTTAGAAGACAAAGCCTAGTACAAAAAACCTTTAAAGAAGAACTGCTGATGAAATGGTTGGTACTGATGGCTTCAAATGAAGACACAACATCATAA